The Mesorhizobium sp. M3A.F.Ca.ET.080.04.2.1 genome contains the following window.
ACGGGGAAAAGACAGAGGCTGCCGTCCGCGAAGCGGCGGTCGGCCTGATCGCGCGCCTCGGTTATGAGGCGATGTCCATGCGCCTGCTGGCGGCGGAAGTCGGCGTGCAGGCCGCCGCGCTCTACCGCTACTTCCCGACCAAGGAAGACCTCCTGTTCACGCTGATGCGCGAGCACATGGAAAGACTGCTGGAGGCCTGGCGATCGGCCCGCCCCGCTGCCGAGGATCCCGTGGCGCGCCTTGCCGCCTATGTCGAGACCCACATCGCCTTCCACATCGCGCGCCGCCACGCCACGCATGTCTCCAACATGGAGCTGCGCAGCCTTTCGCCGGACCGGCTCACCCAGATCCTCAAGCTGCGCACGGCCTATGAGAAGGAATTGCGCGCGATCCTGCGCGACGGCGCGGAGGATGGCGTCTTTGCGATCGACGACATCGGGCTCACCGCTATGGCGCTGATCCAGATGATGACCGGCGTCATCGTCTGGTTCCGGCCGGGCGAGCGGCTGTCGATCGCCGAAGTCACCACCTCATATCTTTCGATGACAATGCGCCTGGTCGGCGCGACAATCAGCCAAGGCGAAGCGCGCCCCTCCGGGCGCGCCAGGGCCGTCGTGGCACTCTGAGTTTCACGCATGATCCCCACGAAGATCGGGGCATGCGCAGGGAGGAACGGCATGTACACGAACACGTTGAGCTTCGGGCTTGATGCCGACATAGAGGCGTTGCGCGACAGCGTGCGGCGCTTCGCGCAGGACAGGATCGCGCCGATCGCGGCCGAGATCGACCGCACCAACGAGTTCCCGGCGCATCTTTGGACCGAGCTCGGCGCGCTTGGCCTGCTCGGCATCACGGCGGATCCCGATTTCGGCGGCACCGGCATGGGCTATCTCGCGCATGTCGTCGCCGTCGAGGAGATCTCGCGCGCCTCGGCGTCGGTGGGGCTGTCCTACGGCGCGCACTCCAACCTCTGCGTCAACCAGATCAACCGCTGGGCAACGTCGGCGCAGAAGGAGAAATACCTTCCGGCGCTCTGCAGCGGCGAGAAGGTGGGCGCGCTGGCGATGTCGGAATCGGGTGCCGGCTCGGACGTCGTGTCGCTCCGGCTGCGCGCCGAAAAGCGCAATGACCGTTATGTGCTCAACGGCTCCAAAATGTGGATCACGAACGGTCCCGACGCCGAGACGCTGGTGGTCTACGCAAAAACCGATCCGGAGCGAAACTCGCGCGGCATCACCGCCTTTATCGTCGAGAAGACGATGGCAGGTTTTTCGGTGGCGCAGAAACTCGACAAGCTCGGCATGCGTGGCTCCAACACCGGCGAGCTGGTGTTCGAGAACGTCGAAGTGCCTTTCGAGAACGTGCTGCATGAAGAAGGGCGCGGGGTCGAGGTGCTGATGTCGGGGCTCGACTATGAGCGCGCCGTGCTGGCCGGAGGGCCGATCGGCCTGATGGCGGCGTGCCTCGACGTTGCAATCCCTTACGTCCACGAGCGCAAGCAGTTCGGCCGGCCGATCGGCGAGTTCCAGTTGGTTCAAGGCAAGCTCGCCGACATGTATGCGACGATGAACGCCGCGCGCGCCTATGTCTATGCAGTGGCCGCCGCCTGCGACCGTGGCGAGACCACGCGCAAGGACGCCGCCGGCTGCGTGCTGTTCGCAGCCGAAAAGGCGACGCAGATGGCGCTCGACGCCATCCAGTTGCTCGGCGGCAATGGCTACATCAACGACTATCCGACCGGCCGGCTTTTGCGCGACGCCAAGCTCTACGAGATCGGCGCCGGCACCAGCGAAATCCGCCGCTGGCTGATCGGCCGCGAGATCATGGCGGAGGGGACGTGAGTTACTTCAAAATATCAAGGCTGTCGAAACATCTCTGGGCAGTGGCACGCGGAGTTCTCGCGTCCGTATCGCTGTCCGGATTTGTGGCGACAGCGCATTCCGATACGCTAAGATTCAAGGATACTGCGGCGCTTCGGCTTGAGGTTATCTCGCGGTTGAGGAGCGATAGCCGTGTCAAGGAGGCTATCCCTGATCCTGTCGATCTGGCTCGACTGAGCGTAACGACAGTGCGCCCGGGTAAGGACCAGAAACTTGAAATCGACGTCACCAACCTGCTTGGTCGCCTTCGCGAACTGCCTGCCAACGAAGTCGAAACTGAGATCCATCGCTTCTTGAACGTTCTTGTCCTCACCGATACCGAAAGCGGTTTCGACGCTGACCACCTAATCGCGAACATTCGACCTCGCGAGCATCTGGATGCCTTTAAAGACGACGTGGCACCCGGAAAAGGAACTACCTATGAGGATCTCGCTGGAGATGTCGTCATCCTCTATCAGATCGATGCTGAGGAGTCGCTTGCAAGCGTGCCGTTTTCCGACGTCGGAGGCCGTTCCCTCCCACAACTTCGCCAGCTTGCTCTAGAAAATATCGACAAGCAGATGCCCCAGGTCAGGCAGGAGAAGATTCGCGACGGGATATCCCTCTTCACCGTCGAAGGTGATGAGGCTATCTCACCCGCTCTTCTACTTACCGACAAATTTTGGGCACTGCTTGAACCCCAGTTTCCCGACGGAGTACTTATAGCTATTCCGCGACGCGACTCAATTTTTGTATTCGACAAGCGCCTGCCCAACTCGGTTCAGTTAGCCCGCACCTTGATCACCAGGGTTTTTCGAGACGAGCCTGACCTTTTGTCTGAGAATATCTTCGAGCGGCGAGACGGCAAGTTGCAAGTCGTGGCCGAGCAATAGGAGACGACCATGGCCACGCTCCATACCCAAATCTCCCCCGCTTCCGACACTTTCCGCGCCAATGCCCTGCGCATGCGGGAGTTGGTCGACGAGATCGCCGAGAAGGCTGCCGGCGTCGAGCGTGGCGGCTCGGACGAGGCGCGCGAGCGCCATCAGGGCCGCGGCAAGCTGCTGCCGCGCGAGCGGTTGGCGCAACTGCTCGATACCGGTTCGCCCTTCCTCGAGGTCGGTCAGTTCGCGGCATGGTCGATGTATGGCGAGGAGATTCCGTCTGCCGGCATCATCACCGGCATCGGCCGCGTCGAGGGCCGGGAAGTCATGGTTGTCGTCAACGACGCCACGGTGAAGGGCGGCACCTACTATCCGCTCACGGTGAAGAAGCATTTGCGCGCGCAGGAGATCGCGTTGCAGAACAACCTGCCCTGCATCTATCTCGTCGACAGCGGTGGCGCCAATCTGCCCAACCAGGACGAGGTCTTTCCGGACCGCGAGCATTTCGGCCGCATCTTCTACAACCAGGCCAACATGTCGGCGGCAGGCATCCCGCAGATCGCCTGCGTGATGGGGTCCTGCACGGCGGGCGGCGCCTATGTGCCGGCGATGTCGGACGAGACGATCATGGTGCGCAACCAGGCGACCATCTTCCTCGGCGGGCCGCCGCTGGTGAAGGCCGCCACCGGCGAGGATGTCAGCGCCGAGGAGCTTGGCGGCGCCGACGTCCACACCCGGCTTTCCGGCGTTGCCGACCATTACGCGGTGGATGACGAACATGCCTTGGCCATCTGCCGGCGCATCGTCAAAAACCTCAATCGGACCAAAGCCGTAAGTCTGCACTTACAGAAATCGATTCCGCCGCTTCACGATCCGCATGAACTCTACGGCGTCGTGCCGACGGACCTGCGCCAGCCCTATGATGTGCGCGAGGTGATCGCGCGCATTGTCGACGGCTCGGAATTCGACGAGTTCAAGCAGAATTATGGCACGACTCTCGTCACGGGTTTTGCGCATCTGCACGGCATGCCGGTCGGCATCCTCGGCAACAACGGGGTGCTGTTTTCGGAAAGCGCCCTGAAGGGCGCGCATTTCATCGAGCTCTGCTGCCAGCGTGGCATTCCGCTCGTCTTCCTGCAGAACATCACCGGCTTCATGGTGGGCAAGAAATATGAAGCCGGCGGCATCGCCAAGGACGGCGCCAAGCTGGTGATGGCGGTGGCCACGGCACGCGTGCCGAAGCTCACCGTCATCATCGGCGGCTCGTTCGGCGCCGGCAATTACGGCATGTGCGGCCGTGCCTACTCTCCCCGCTTCCTGTGGATGTGGCCGAACGCGCGCATCTCGGTGATGGGCGGCGAGCAGGCCGCGACAGTGCTTGCCATGGTCAAGCGCGAGGGCATCGAACGCAAGGGGGGCGAATGGACGACGGAAGAGGAAGCAAAGTTCAGGAAGCCGATCCTGATGAAATACGAGCATGAGGGCCACCCGCTCTATTCCTCGGCCAGGCTCTGGGACGACGGCATCATCGATCCGGCCAAGACGCGCGAGGTGCTGGCGCTCAGCCTCTCGGCGGCGCTCAATGCCGGGATCGGGGACACGAAATTCGGCGTGTTCAGGATGTAGACGATGAGTGCCCTCGGCGACAGGATCCGTATCCACACCGGCGACATCACGAAGCTCGCGGTCGACGCCATCGTCAACGCCGCCAACTCCTCGCTGCTCGGCGGTGGCGGCGTCGACGGCGCTATCCACCGCGCGGCAGGGCCCGAACTGGTTGCCGAATGCCGCATGCTCAATGGCTGCAAGACCGGCGATGCCAAGCTGACCAAGGGCTACCGGCTTCCGGCGCGCTATGTCATCCACACGGTCGGTCCAGTCTGGCATGGCGGCGGCAAGGGCGAGGCCGACCTGCTTGCCTCCTGCTACCGGCGCTCGCTCGAGGTCGCCCTCGCCCATGATTGCCGCACTGTGGCTTTTCCGGCGATCTCGACCGGCATCTACGGCTATCCGAAAGACCAGGCCACGGAAATAGCAGTCGAAACTGTCGCTGCCTTTTTTAGTGAAAATGCGATTCCCGAAATCGTGACTTTCTGCTGCTTCGACCAGCAAACGGCCGAACTATACCGATCAGCCATTTCTGCGCGTGACGGGTCCTGAACAATGATGAGCGAGACGGCCCATCTGTACACAAAAGTGCGAGTTGGCACCTTGGCGCTGGCGGCGGCGCAAAATATTCGCTACTGCTCACCCTGGATTGGGCAATTTGGGTGGGGAAAAGATGATTCTGAATCACTGTCGCAAGTCGACTGTTTCGATACTTGCAGGATTGCTGATAGTCGCGGCGCCAGGCATCGGCGCGGCGCAGTCATTGGCCGGCAGCAAGGGCGATGTGCGCTATCCGGTATACTTCCCGCTCGGGACCAGGGGAGATTGCGGCAAGGCCTACAATGCCTATGTCGCGGCGAACGGCCATTCCGCTTACGCTTCCACGCCGATCGCCCGGATGACGGAATTCTTCATCTGCGGCGTCCACGTCAACGCCAAGAGCCAGAAAGCGGCGGAGGACCTGGCTATGCGCTCATGCCAGGGCGGGCTCAAGAAATACAAATTCCAGACCAGCGGGGCCTGCAGCGTCGCGGCATCGAAGTAGCCGCCAGGCGAGAAGGGCAATTCTTCCGGTGGGGAAAGCAAAGTGAAATCAATGAGCTGCAAGCGGGCAGCCGCGGCGATGTTGGCCGGCCTGCTGATAGTCGCATCGTCCGGCGCCGCCATGGCCGGATCGCTGGCCGGAAGCGAGGGGGACACGCGTTTCCCGCCGTTTCTGCCGCGAAATCCCAAGGATCCATGCACCAAGGCCTACAAGGCCTATGTGGCGGCGGGCGGCCACTCGGCCTATGCCACCACGCCCTATGCCCGGATCATGTCGTCCTACATCATCTGTGGCGGACACCTGAATGCTCCGTCTCAGAAGGCGGCGGAAGATCTGGCGATGAAATCCTGCCTGGCCACGCGCGCGCACTACAAGGTGGTAACAGGCGGCGCCTGCGAGATCGCCGCCTCGAAGTAGGCCGACGCCTGCCAGACTGGCGCCGGCCGAGACAAGACCGGGAGGCTCCATGTTCGGCAAGATCCTGATCGCCAATCGCGGCGAGATCGCCTGCCGCGTCATCCGCACGGCGCGCAGGCTCGGCGTGCGCACCGTCGCCGTCTACGCGGACGCCGACGCTCGCGCGCTGCATGTCGAGATGGCCGACGAGGCGGTGCATATCGGTCCCTCGCCGGTCGGTGAAAGCTATCTGCACGGCGACAGAATAGTTGCCGCGGCGCTCGCCAGCGGTGCAGAGGCGATCCACCCCGGCTACGGCTTTCTTTCGGAGAATCCCGGTTTCGTCGATCAGGTGACGGCGGCCGGGCTCGTCTTCATCGGCCCTTCGGCAGCCTCGATCCGCGCCATGGGACTGAAGGACGCGGCCAAGCGGCTGATGGAAAAGGCCGGCGTGCCCGTGGTCCCGGGCTATCACGGCGAGGCGCAGGAGATCGTTCTGCTCGCCTCCAAGGCGCGCGAGATCGGCTATCCCGTGCTGATCAAGGCGCGCGCCGGCGGCGGCGGCAAAGGCATGCGCCGCGTCGACCATCCGGATGATTTCTCCGAGGCGCTGTCCGGCGCCCGGCGCGAGGCCAAGGCCGCCTTCGGCGACGACCGCGTGCTGGTGGAAAAATATGTCGACAAGCCGCGCCATATCGAAGTTCAGGTGTTCGGCGACAATTTCGGCAATGCCGTCCATCTCTTCGAGCGCGACTGCTCGGCACAGCGACGCCACCAGAAGGTGATCGAGGAAGCGCCCGCCCCCGGCATGACGCCGGCGCTGCGCAAGGCGATGGCCGAGGCGGCGGTCAAGGCCGCGAAGGCCATCGGCTATTCAGGCGCCGGCACGATCGAGTTCATCGTCGATGCCTCGGAAGGACTGAAGGCGGACCGCTTCTGGTTCATGGAGATGAACACCCGCCTCCAGGTCGAGCATCCGGTCACCGAAATGGTCACCGGCGTCGATCTTGTCGAGTGGCAGTTGCGCGTGGCGTCGGGCGAGAAACTGCCCAAGGCGCAGAGCGAAATCCAGCTTGCAGGTCACGCCTTCGAGGCGCGCATCTATGCCGAGGACGCGGCCAAGGGCTTCCTGCCGGCAACGGGCACGCTCCACCATCTGAAGTTTCCGGACTCGGCACCGGACGGGGCCGCACTACGCATCGAGACCGGCGTGCGGGCCGGCGACACGATCTCCCCCTTCTACGATCCAATGATCGCCAAGCTGGTTGTCCGGGCTCCGGACAGGGCGTCCGCGCTAGCCGCGCTGATCAAGGCGCTCGCGCAGATGGAGGTGGCCGGTTCCACCGTCAACACCGCCTTCCTCGCCGCGCTTGCGGCCAACGCCGATTTCGCGGCCGGCGATGTCGACACCGGGCTGATCGGCCGGCATCAGGAGGAACTCATCGCCCTGCCCCCGCCAAGCGACGAAACGATCGCCGCCGCAGCCCTCGCGGCCACCGGCGCAGGCGCTCCAGACATCAGCGGCGATCCTTGGTCCTCGCTTGCCGGCTATGCGCATTTCCACACCGTGGCGCGGCGCATCAGACTTCGTTACGGCGATGAAGACATGCTGGCACGGGTCTCGGCGCGGCCGGACGGCCGCTTCCAGGTGGCGCTGGAGGCACCGCACGATGCGGTCAATTCGCATGATCTGCGGACCCTTCCGCGCACCGCACGCTGGCCCGGGCATGTCACCGTGTTCGACGGCGCGGTCGCCCATTCCTTCACGGTGCCTGACCCGCTCGCCAAGGCCGACGAGGCCGCGGCCGCCTCGGGCAGCCTGCGCGCACCGATGCCGGGACTGGTCAAGCTGGTGCGGGCCGCAGCCGGGGATGCGGTGATCAAGGGCCAGCCCCTCTTGATCCTCGAGGCAATGAAGATGGAACATACCATCGCAGCACCGCATGATGGGGTGATCGCAGAGATCGCGGCCGAGGGCGCGCAGGTGAGCGACGGCACGGTATTGGTGCGGTTCGCGGAGGACGGCCAGGGCTGACAGCCTTGTAATCGGACATGTGCCGCGGGACAGCGCCGCCCCCCGCTGTGCTGCCGGACATCTCCCCCACTTGGGACCCACTTGGGGGAGATTGGCAGTTTCGGCGATGGCGCATTTTTCTGCAGCGCGATTGGCGAAAGCGGCGGCGACGTCCGATCTCCCTCCTTGTGGGGGAGATGGCCGGCAGGCCAGAGGGGGGCGCCGTGGAGCGCCGACCGCCACCAAAACGAAAATGGCCGGGGCGAGAGCCCGGCCATTTCCACACGAACAGATGCGACTACGGTTTGATCGGCGCGTATTTGCCGTCGTGCCACTGATTGATGTCATAGCTGGCGTTCTTCAGGTCGCCCTTCTCATCGAAAATGACGTCGCCGACGACGGTGCTGATCGGCTGGCCGTTCTTCAGCGCCTCGGCGACCTTGGCCGGATCGTCGCTGCCGGCACGCTTGACGCCCTCGGCCACGGCCTGAACCACGGCATAGGAGAACAGCGTGAAGCCTTCCGGCGTGAAGCCGCCGGCCTTGATCTTGGCAACGGCGTCCTTGGCTTCGGGCTTGGCCTGCGGGTCCGACGGGAAGACGAACATTGTGCCTTCACCGGCCGGGCCGGCAACCTGCCAGAACTCCGGCGAGGCGATCGAATCCGGCATGATGAGCTGGAACTTGACGTTCTGCTCGGCCGCCTGGCGCAGGATGAGACCGGCCTCCGGGTGGTAGCCGCCGAAATAGACGACGTCGGCCTTGAGCTGCTTCAGCTTGGTGACCAAGGCCGAATAATCCTTCTCGCCGGCGTTGATGCCTTCATAGTCGACCTCCTTGAGGCCGCCGGCATTCATGGTCGCCTTGACGGCGTCGGCCACGCCCTGCCCGTAGGCGCTCTTGTCGTGCAGGACCACGACATTCTTGCCGGCGTATTTCTTGGCGATCCAAGGACCGATGAAGGCGCCCTGCGCGTCGTCGCGCGTGTAAAGGCGCATGATCGTCGGCCAGCCGGCCTTGGCGGCGGCGTCGGTCAGTTCCGGATTGGAGGACGCCGGGGTCATCATCAGCGTGCCGGCCTCGGCGTAGACGGCGGAAGCCGGGATGCTCGAGCCCGAGCAGGCGTGACCGTCGACGAACTTGGTGCCGTCGGCGACGATGCGGTTGGCGACCGAGACGGCCTGCTTCGGATCGCACTGGTCGTCCTGGATGTCGATCTTGATCTTGCTGCCGTTGACACCACCGGCGGCGTTGATGGCGTCCGCGGCGGCCTGCGCGCCCTGCTTGAACTGGTCACCGATATTGGCGAGCTGGCCGGTCATGGGACCGACCACCGAGATGGTGATGTCGTCGGCGAACGCGATCGATGCGTTCATCATCAGGCCCAATGCGGCCGCGCTCAAAAGACCAAATTTTTTCATGGTGATAGACCTCCTCCACTCACGCGCGACCGCTCAGGCCGCGCTTCTTTCAGAAGGCGGGACCATTTCACCGTTGAACCAGCCTGTCTTGGCGCATCGACGGCACTCGATTGGGCCTGTGATCAGAGCGGCGGACCCGCCAGGTTGATATAGGCCGATGTCCGGCAGTGACCACCTGGCAGGCCGTGAAATGCCAAAAGCCGCGCCGGCCTTGTCCCGGCCGGTCGCGGCTTTTGCCAATCGAGCGTTTCCAAACACCCCCGCTCCCGAAACCCGCCTACTTCCCTGTCGTCCGTTCGTCCGGGCCGTCTTGCCGCGGCCTTGTCCTGTGGGCGACCGTCTTGCCGCGGCCTTGTCCTGTGGGCGACCGTCTTGCCGCGGTCTTCTCCTGTGGGCGACCGTCTTGCCGCGGTCTTGCCCGAAGTGTTCCCGTCCTGCTTGCCTCAGTGCATCGTCATCCATTCGCGTGCTTCGCGCAGCGCCTTGGCGATGTCGGTCTTCGACATGGTGGCCGACAGTTCCGAACGCAACTCGGCGGCGCGGAGGGAGCCCTTGATGGCAGCGATGTTGAACCATTTGTGGGCGGCGACGACGTCGGTCTCGCAGTCGCGGCCGGTGGCATACATCATGCCCAGTTCGAAAAGAATATCGGCCTGGGCGGTTGCCCCCATGGCGCCGAAGCCGTCTTCCAACATCTCAAAACGTGCCATTTCAATCCCCTGTCTGGCTCCCGAGAGCTGCCTTGTTCGGTCCCCCTTGTCGGGTGGGGCGGGCCGCTCTTTCGATGCTTTCGAGGATGAAGCCTGGCCTTGAATCCGTCGTTAAATGGCGTGCTTAATTCGAAGAAAACAAAGCTAAAACAAGAGGTAAACACGGGAAATCGTTAAGCATAGGAAGCGCGCAATTCGGCCTGTTCCGGCAAAAATCGACGAAAATTTCGGCTCCCGGAATCAAGACTTCACTAACCACGAAAATCGAAGCCGCGATCGCCACTGGTTCATTTTTCGCCGCAAAATGCTGCAAGCTTCCGTGAGGGCACCGCTTTCGTTTCGGCGAGAGCTGCACTAGGTTGACGTTTGCGTAAAGGGCAGAGGCGGACTTGCCCCGCTCGAATCTACCGGGAGGACACACGATGTTTCGAAAAC
Protein-coding sequences here:
- a CDS encoding sel1 repeat family protein, producing MARFEMLEDGFGAMGATAQADILFELGMMYATGRDCETDVVAAHKWFNIAAIKGSLRAAELRSELSATMSKTDIAKALREAREWMTMH
- a CDS encoding TetR/AcrR family transcriptional regulator; translated protein: MARTTGSDGEKTEAAVREAAVGLIARLGYEAMSMRLLAAEVGVQAAALYRYFPTKEDLLFTLMREHMERLLEAWRSARPAAEDPVARLAAYVETHIAFHIARRHATHVSNMELRSLSPDRLTQILKLRTAYEKELRAILRDGAEDGVFAIDDIGLTAMALIQMMTGVIVWFRPGERLSIAEVTTSYLSMTMRLVGATISQGEARPSGRARAVVAL
- a CDS encoding isovaleryl-CoA dehydrogenase, with product MYTNTLSFGLDADIEALRDSVRRFAQDRIAPIAAEIDRTNEFPAHLWTELGALGLLGITADPDFGGTGMGYLAHVVAVEEISRASASVGLSYGAHSNLCVNQINRWATSAQKEKYLPALCSGEKVGALAMSESGAGSDVVSLRLRAEKRNDRYVLNGSKMWITNGPDAETLVVYAKTDPERNSRGITAFIVEKTMAGFSVAQKLDKLGMRGSNTGELVFENVEVPFENVLHEEGRGVEVLMSGLDYERAVLAGGPIGLMAACLDVAIPYVHERKQFGRPIGEFQLVQGKLADMYATMNAARAYVYAVAAACDRGETTRKDAAGCVLFAAEKATQMALDAIQLLGGNGYINDYPTGRLLRDAKLYEIGAGTSEIRRWLIGREIMAEGT
- a CDS encoding acetyl/propionyl/methylcrotonyl-CoA carboxylase subunit alpha translates to MFGKILIANRGEIACRVIRTARRLGVRTVAVYADADARALHVEMADEAVHIGPSPVGESYLHGDRIVAAALASGAEAIHPGYGFLSENPGFVDQVTAAGLVFIGPSAASIRAMGLKDAAKRLMEKAGVPVVPGYHGEAQEIVLLASKAREIGYPVLIKARAGGGGKGMRRVDHPDDFSEALSGARREAKAAFGDDRVLVEKYVDKPRHIEVQVFGDNFGNAVHLFERDCSAQRRHQKVIEEAPAPGMTPALRKAMAEAAVKAAKAIGYSGAGTIEFIVDASEGLKADRFWFMEMNTRLQVEHPVTEMVTGVDLVEWQLRVASGEKLPKAQSEIQLAGHAFEARIYAEDAAKGFLPATGTLHHLKFPDSAPDGAALRIETGVRAGDTISPFYDPMIAKLVVRAPDRASALAALIKALAQMEVAGSTVNTAFLAALAANADFAAGDVDTGLIGRHQEELIALPPPSDETIAAAALAATGAGAPDISGDPWSSLAGYAHFHTVARRIRLRYGDEDMLARVSARPDGRFQVALEAPHDAVNSHDLRTLPRTARWPGHVTVFDGAVAHSFTVPDPLAKADEAAAASGSLRAPMPGLVKLVRAAAGDAVIKGQPLLILEAMKMEHTIAAPHDGVIAEIAAEGAQVSDGTVLVRFAEDGQG
- a CDS encoding carboxyl transferase domain-containing protein, producing MATLHTQISPASDTFRANALRMRELVDEIAEKAAGVERGGSDEARERHQGRGKLLPRERLAQLLDTGSPFLEVGQFAAWSMYGEEIPSAGIITGIGRVEGREVMVVVNDATVKGGTYYPLTVKKHLRAQEIALQNNLPCIYLVDSGGANLPNQDEVFPDREHFGRIFYNQANMSAAGIPQIACVMGSCTAGGAYVPAMSDETIMVRNQATIFLGGPPLVKAATGEDVSAEELGGADVHTRLSGVADHYAVDDEHALAICRRIVKNLNRTKAVSLHLQKSIPPLHDPHELYGVVPTDLRQPYDVREVIARIVDGSEFDEFKQNYGTTLVTGFAHLHGMPVGILGNNGVLFSESALKGAHFIELCCQRGIPLVFLQNITGFMVGKKYEAGGIAKDGAKLVMAVATARVPKLTVIIGGSFGAGNYGMCGRAYSPRFLWMWPNARISVMGGEQAATVLAMVKREGIERKGGEWTTEEEAKFRKPILMKYEHEGHPLYSSARLWDDGIIDPAKTREVLALSLSAALNAGIGDTKFGVFRM
- a CDS encoding ABC transporter substrate-binding protein codes for the protein MKKFGLLSAAALGLMMNASIAFADDITISVVGPMTGQLANIGDQFKQGAQAAADAINAAGGVNGSKIKIDIQDDQCDPKQAVSVANRIVADGTKFVDGHACSGSSIPASAVYAEAGTLMMTPASSNPELTDAAAKAGWPTIMRLYTRDDAQGAFIGPWIAKKYAGKNVVVLHDKSAYGQGVADAVKATMNAGGLKEVDYEGINAGEKDYSALVTKLKQLKADVVYFGGYHPEAGLILRQAAEQNVKFQLIMPDSIASPEFWQVAGPAGEGTMFVFPSDPQAKPEAKDAVAKIKAGGFTPEGFTLFSYAVVQAVAEGVKRAGSDDPAKVAEALKNGQPISTVVGDVIFDEKGDLKNASYDINQWHDGKYAPIKP
- a CDS encoding O-acetyl-ADP-ribose deacetylase is translated as MSALGDRIRIHTGDITKLAVDAIVNAANSSLLGGGGVDGAIHRAAGPELVAECRMLNGCKTGDAKLTKGYRLPARYVIHTVGPVWHGGGKGEADLLASCYRRSLEVALAHDCRTVAFPAISTGIYGYPKDQATEIAVETVAAFFSENAIPEIVTFCCFDQQTAELYRSAISARDGS